The DNA segment AGACATTATGGTAAAGAAGAGGAATAAGTCCAAGTGATACTAGGTACTCAGAACAATCTAGTCTTTTGCGTCTTAGCACTAATTTGAAGTTAGTGTCACAAAAaggataaaataatatatagatttCAATAGTATAATCTAGCTTTTGTTGTTTTCGATTTTTgttgttctcttcttctttttttctgttGGATTAGGATGGATGTAAACAAATCTTCATTCAGAAAATGTCAAATCAATCAAAAGAGTGGAAAATAATATGTGACGATATGGAAAAGAAGCATAGTTGCAAGATTTTATGCATATGATACTAGTTAAGAGAATATCACCAAAAAATTAGTACCCTTATCAAAAACTAGTGACAACAATTTAGAATAAGAACTCGTCTTGAGTAACATATTGTCTCTAtatttacaaaacaaatatgtGTTATTTCGCTATTCTAGCAGACTGGGCCTATGGGCTGGCTAAGTAGCTTTACTAATGCTTGTACAACAAGAAACTAAGAAGACTCAAAATTGTGTTAGAAACAGCAATAATAAAAGCTTGGCCACCATCATACCAAACAACAATGTAATTTAGCTACTTATGAATTGCTTTATCGTGTAGATAAATAGAAAATTGAGAAAGTTGCACAGAAGAAAAGAGGAAGTTGGAAAATAACGTATGATCATGAACTTATGCATTAAATTATTTCCAAAGAAAATTAGCATCTATATATCGCGACAATCGGTTGCACATACTGGTGTTTAAATTAGGCATATGGACATTTTGGGTATAGATTCGATTCGGGCGGCATTTTGGATATCAGATAGTGGGGTTAGAAAATCCATATAGGAACCAACAAAATTATTGGTTCAAATCGGTTTGAATAGTTTCTGGTTCATGTCGGTTCAGATAATAAATTAGGAACtgtttaatatacaaaaaaatcggTTTTCGTTTTGATTTCAGTTATAGTTCCGTTATTTCGGGTAATTAGGCTAATTCAggtaaaatatatgttatttgggTAAAATTTTGAGTAACTAAGATGATTCAGATAAAAATATCggattatttagatattttggataaatatctgaacattttttgataattttttttctcaaatacattggatatttttaataatttttaggtattatatatatatatatttagttatgttatatctaatatattactagaaaatttatatatatgaatatatgttTAGTTATGTTCAGTTATTTTAGATATACAAATATAAGAACCATCCAGTATATGAAGATTTTTTTCATGTTCcggttttaattattttagtttggtTCATATTAGGATCTCCAGTATTGATTTTTTTGCCCAAAACTAGTTTAAATCATCAGATTAGCGTTGTGGGTTTATATGAGTTTTGTTTATGCAACTATTTAAAGGATCTCCAGCAAGAAACAAATTTTTGAGGGTGGATGATTCTCAAATGAGGATTTGAAGGCAGGTTGCTCCAACAAGGAacctcaaatatatatttaaagttattttGGATATTACATTTCAATCTTGAACCTtcgtaataattaattataagcacattttttaataaatacatattaatatgcaaaagaaaaattataactcatatatatatacacattggGTTAAtcaaataaactttttttatttattttttcaagaaAGGCATCAATTAGAAAAAGAGTTacaaaatggtttttttttaaaggcatCAATTAGAAAAAGAGTTGCAAAATGGTTAAATTATGTATgcataatatttctattttacataatattagtgtatattaacaattttgatttaaatttggacacatttaagtattttatgtatcaataataacatatatgtaaatatatatttgaatatttaatcgaaatatatttataaagattaaagtggtacaaaataatatattaataaaattaaatgtaagTTACATAATTGTAAAGACTAAACTGAAAAGTAAAAAGTGTTTTGAGGTTTTAActatttagatttttaaaatttgaaagtttGAGGACTTGTTGGAGAATAAGAACCTTGTTGGATATGCTTTTAAGCATAACAGAATATTATACTCCATCCGTTCCTAAATATAGGATGTTTTACAGAATTTTGATGTtataatataagatgttttcatttttctatgtagtttttactttattaaaaactgtgtaatcaatcatatttaataatctattttataattgattgaataccattaatttatagtttaaatgatattttttagacaaaattaatatctatttttttatcgAGTCATTTTACATTTAGAAATAGAAGGAgtatttgatttgaaaaaagaaaagataaaagaGAAATGGTTGATGATTATCCGATAAGGTTGTTATCGAAACAAGTGGATAATAGTAATAGATATTTAACTGCTGAGTGCTGAGGATTAGTGTTCAGAAAAGTGATCATAGTACCATTATTAATACATATAACTACTGGCAATAACCAAGTATGAAAAGGACATAGCGACCTACAAGACAAACCAAAATAATTGGTGTCAGTTGCTAATTACGCTTATCCATTGAGATCAGCTGGTTTATGAAAACGACATTCAAGCAATTATTTTAGTAGAATAACATATGAAGTTATCTGGTTAGGCACAATATGTTCGGTAACAAATGTATATGGACAGTTTATCTGGTTCTAAATAATTGTGTGGTCGTGAGGTGAGACTacagctctctctctcttttataattttgtatgcAATGACGAATCTATCGTTATCACTCATCAGTCTCATCTTCCGTGACACTTGGCCAATAGAGAAATTTCTAGAACAAAAACTATAGTCTGTACCAATGTTgaaaaatttcataatttaCCAGAGAGTAGTAAGTTAGTAACTCAGAAAGTCAGAATAGCAGACCTTTAGTACATTATATAACGTTTCAAACAATATTCTGAAACATTTAATCGCTTAAACATGAAATGGGGGTGATAAACGTTCTAAAACATACATATGATATTAAGTTGACCTCGTCTATATTGTTTGTTTAATCTCGAATATATCCAAacacaaaattttggttttggaTTACAAAAAGAAAGCTGTATATCCAcgaattaattaattaattgatttattaaaatttacaaatttgtttcttcaaaataaataaaaatctttggtcttctcaaaaaaaaattagttgatatttttatttaccaaGTCGCCTCGGCATATTGGTAAATGATCTCTAGCTGGAATTTCAGTTTTGGGTTAGAGTAGTATTGGTCACCTGACCGCATTCTTAACGATGAGATTTTGTATACCTGGTTGCAAGTTTTCGTGAGATTAGTTTTTAAACTTAAAAGCTTTTCGGATTCTAacggttatcaaaaaaaaatactactaTTTTTAGGTCAGCCAGAAGATATGGTTACCAAGAAATTTGAATGTAATTTCAATAATGACTATATAACTTTTCTGAAAATTAATACGAACCTGCAACATTTATGGAGGCCGGAATTGACAAGACCATACATAGTTGTCCGAGATATGGGTTCgttaaaatgaaataatatgGTTGAGTTGAACTAACAGTAAGATTAGGCCCCTGATTAAGAATTATGATGAGCCATTACACTAAGAAATTAATTTTGTACTGCTACAGCTGTAAAGCTTACTGGGACCAAGTTGACGTTTGGTTAGGCGGTCCAAATCAAAATTTCCGTGTCAGGAAAATTCATCCAATGAATCATATATATTCATATGTAACTTCTTGTAATAGTATTCGCTTTAATTACGTAGCTATCCTATCTTAATTCTTATGGTCCATAGATTCCATACTATTacatactcaaaactccaaagtATGTATGCATGCTACTATTTAAAACCAAACTGTCTTTTGTTTTTACCGCAAGTATGTCGGTGTAATAATAAAGTTAAATTGTGTTTGACAAGGACTTTCATAAATTTATCCATGCTTTCTGTTACAGAACTCTTAACCTTTAAAGTGGCGGTTCTTTAGCCCAAAAATAAAGTGGTCTCTGTGATCTGAATAGTTTTACATTCAATCTAATGGTCAAGTTCCACATGCCATATTTTACCCAAGAAGAAgggtaaaatattaaatattaacgCGTAGGAAATTTTCAACAGGTTATGGCTTCAAGTGTTGGATACTCCTCGTCGACCTACATGCAtatatgagttttttttgtcacaatcaTATATGAATTTTAACATGTTGATAATCTATACTTTTATGATATTACTTGACCAAAAAATGTGAAAAGACTATGTTTTTTGGGGAAAATTCGACAATTTGTTAGTACTTTTTGGCGtaaaaacagaagaaaaaaaatcagcaaAAAGAAATTGGAAATGCCAAATGTTGACAGTTCCTGTAAATGAACAAATGCGGATGGAAGTAGTTTTGGAGCTTGAAAAAAACAGCCTTTGAGTTTGGACCACTCATATTCATTAGACATTTCCAATAAATATCAGTAGTTGTCCTCATAGACAGGCATTAAATTTAGagaatttattttgtttgtggTTTCCTCGATTTAATTCTACCTGAAATATGGACTAATAGCTGTTCTAATTTGTCATATGTGTATTCCAACAAGTGTTGGGTATTGTTATACTACTATACATCAATTTCATATCACAAAACATGAATTAGACCTATACGTATGGTTGCATATATTGATTTATAACTTTACATTTCTTTGCAATGGAACATCTTTATTGAGTCCTTCCATTAATTAGTGAGCAACCAAAAGAAATTGACCTTTTTGATTTacaagaaagagagaggaagaaaaCGTGTCAATGCTACCACTACTTGCACCTTTGCTAACGCAACCAAACCTTTAACCCATACAATTAAACTTTTCGTAGTTGCTTCTATGCTCCATACACATAATAACAAAATCAGACTGAATCACATCGTTTCGTAATATATACCAGTTGCTAGGAAAATGTGTACGATCGGAAACCTATGTTATATGCATGTAGAAAAGTTGGACTTGAGGGTCGAAGCAAGTTTTATTCAAGAATATGGTAAAGTTAACGACCCCATAATTGGATACATACAAACTcttaaaactagaaaaaaaaatatcaaaatatatatattccaagACAAAATATATGCCAAATATATATTGTCCTTAAATTTCAACGAAATTCGAAGTCGAACAATTCCACACGTAATATCCCTCTAGACCTCTTATTATTCTTTCCTCCTCCCACTAGACAGGCCTCTACGTGGTAATGAAGATATACAAACAATTTTGAATTTGGAAATTCGTGTAAAATATCTACAAAGCATGCAACCAATTATATAGCAAACGTTATTTAAACAATTCTTAAAGCTAAAAGTCAAAACTggcaaacaaagaaaaaataaagaaagtacTCAAGTACTATTAACCAAAGGGAAAGTTAATACTAGCATTTATCAATACACGACTTTAAAGAAGAGCAGATATCAACTCATAATTTGTAATCTTCTCAAACATACTTTTAAGAATGAAACAACTCGTTTCTAACAGTATGACCATGTTTATATTTCAATTAAGATTGTAAAATAATCTGCTCACCAAATGATGGAAGTAATCGAGAGTCCAGCTGTAATACATCTTGCATGCAATGTCCTGATATTTAGCCTCTTTTGTTCACCCACTCTCCTCTTAACATTACTTATTATTCTCCACCCCACTATATATATCTCTCtcccttcttctctcttcctcaCATTCCTCACCAAACTCCAAACACATACACCCACACGTACGCACACATAACAATGTCTCCTTTCAAAATATTCCTCTTCTCAGCTCTCCTCGCGGCGGCGTTTTTAGCCTCCGCCGCTGACTTCAACAGCGACGTCAACGTGGCTTGGGGAAACGGCCGTGGGAAGATACTCAACAACGGCCAGCTTCTTACTCTCACCTTAGACAAATCATCTGGTTCTGGTTTTCAATCCAAAACAGAGTATTTGTTCGGTAAGATTGATATGCAGATTAAGCTTGTTCCTGGTAACTCAGCAGGCACGGTCACAACTTTCTACGTAAGTTACTTAAcctttttttatgttatttgattTGATAGTTTGTTAGAGTTTTTCTtgataattatgtttttttttttaattaaattcagCTGAAGTCTGAAGGATCTACTTGGGATGAGATTGATTTTGAGTTCTTGGGTAATATGACTGGAGATCCTTATACTCTACACACCAATGTTTACACTCAAGGTAAAGGTGACAAAGAGCAACAGTTCCATCTCTGGTTCGACCCAACAGCCAATTTCCACACGTACTCAATCCTCTGGAACCCTCAAAGAATCATGTAAAGTCAAAAATTACCTTTCTTGCTTCACAAGTAACCACATTCAagggtttattttatttttattttttttctcatccTTAATCTGTTTTCTTGGATCAGATTAACTGTCGATGACACACCGATTAGAGAGTTTAAAAACTCTGAATCTCTAGGTGTTTTGTTTCCAAAGAGCAAGCCGATGAGGATGTACGCAAGTTTATGGAACGCAGACGATTGGGCAACTAGAGGCGGTCTGGTTAAAACAGATTGGTCCAAAGCTCCATTCACTGCTTCTTACAGGAACATTAAGATTGATGGTTGTGCTCATTCAAACGGAAGATCGTCTTGTACCTCGACGAAACCAACCTCTACTTGGTACACTCAAGAAATGGATTCGACAAGCCAAGCTAGACTCAGATGGGTTCAGAAGAATTACATGATCTATAATTACTGTACGGATACTAAGAGGTTTCCACAGGGAATCCCTAGGGAATGTGCAACAAGGTCATAGAAGCTTTAAGAGATCATATacatttttatctatttatccTCCTCGGCTTTCTTTTCCTTTATATGTAAAGTACTCTGCTTCTTCTTTAGTTACTTGTGTGTTGATTCTTTCGATTGTGTGTATCTTTGTCCAATAAAAGCAAATTAAAGGTGTGTCTACATATATATGTTAAGAGATTGTCTATTGTAAACAAAAATGTGTTTATGCAAATGATAATAGTTGCTCATTCTTTCAGATGAATAATTATAGTTTACTTCACTTATATTGCAAGAAATATGATAAACGTGTTAAATGCATCTAATCTAAATGCAATCACTGGAAATTTCAGTATAAAACCAAATCATATCCTGTTTACTAAAGAATTCATCAAAAGAgtttaaatacaaataaaaaatatttccaacAGTATTAATTTTCCATCAAAGACTTATCAACTAATCATTTTCCATCAAAGACTCTTAACGATGACAAACAAGTCCATTTAACATTcataccaaaaataaataaaacgtcGTCGGCGCACTTACACGGTGTCGTTTCAGTGAGAGCACTTCGTCACACGTTCcttttatttaattaagttttattttcctCCGTTTAGTAATTTTCCActcatcttcttcatcgtcAGATCTGATCAATTTCTTCCCGGGAAAATCAACAAAACCAATCATCAATCAATCCCTGCAAATTCCAATTCTCCGGTGAAGCTAACCGTCGGAAACCCAATCGAGAGAATGTCGCACAACGATACAGTTCCGCTATACCAATCGTCCCAATCAGACATCGACGAGATCGAGAACATGATGAACGGCGGTTTCCAATCGGGTCCCGGGTCAGTCCTCCCGGCCCGCCCGCCGAGCCCGATCCGTCCCTCGATACCGGTGACATCCTCCCCCTTCGTCCAATCCAACCTCCCGCCGCTGGCCCCTGCGCAGAAGGTGACGCCAGTTCCCGTCCCTCCGGCGGGAAGCGGGGGCTCGGAAGGTGGGAAGGCGAGCGGGTTCGGGTCTCCGGCGAACACGTTGACGGAGCCGGTGTGGGAGACGGTGAAGAGGGATGTGGGGAGGATAGGGAGTAACCTGAAGCTGGTGGTGTTTCCGAATCCGAACAGGGAGGATCCGGGGAAGGCGCTTAGGGATTGGGATCTGTGGGGTCCCTTTTTCTTTATTGTcttcttgggccttactctctcTTGGTCTGCTTCCGTTAAGAAGGTCAAAGCTCTCTTCTTTTGATGCATATGTGAATAAAAATCTTACCTTTAAGCTGCCCTTTTCAAATGTGATTTGAGAATTGGTTTGTCGTTGGTGCTACATAGAATTGAATTGAGAGTTTCTTTTAGGATGATGCTTCACAAAGCATTACGTTCTTAATAAGTTAGAATAAAGAATCAGTTTCTGTCTACTTGGCTTGGCTTTTGGTCTCATTCTTTTGCTCTTTAATTTACAGTCCGAAGTATTTGCCGTGGCATTTGCACTACTTGCAGCTGGGGCAGTGATCCTCACATTAAATGTGCTGCTCCTGGTAAGCACACATTTGATTCATGTATTAGTATTTCTCGTTCCAAGCTTTGATTTCTTTTTGTAAACATCCcacttgtttttgttttctgtgAACAATACAATTTTCAGGGAGGACATATAATCTTCTTCCAAAGCCTAAGCCTTTTGGGCTACTGTCTATTCCCACTGGACGTTGGAGCAGTGATCTGCATGTTGAAGGACAATGTGATACTCAAAATGATAGTTGTGTGTGTGACTCTTGCCTGGAGCTCTTGGGCCGCTTATCCTTTCATGAGCGCCGCAGTGAACCCGAGAAGGAAAGCTCTCGCACTTTACCCGGTCTTCCTCATGTATGTCTCTGTCGGCTTCTTGATCATTGCCATTGATTAATTCCATCTGGAAAAAATGGAAATTCAGTTTGGAAATCATGTGGTATAGAGTAGATAGAGAATTTTCCAACGCGAACTAATCTGAGTTTTAATGAGAGACCATATGTATAATATGCTCTTTAAACACTTTTTTGTTATACTCTGGTTGACTTTACTTTATTTGTATAAGACCTTTGATTATAAGACAAGGCTGTTTTATTTACCTTGCGATACATAATAATGCAAACTGTGCATGACTTTGTATTACGAACTGctatagtttattttttctaaGGGATCAATCTAATTTGTGTGGAAAGAAGATATACActataaacatttaaatcatAAAACCACAGTAATAAGTTCCAGCAAATATTTTTGTGGTGGTGGTTATTAATCTGACAAAGGCTCGAATTTAAAAACTCTGGTTGAAATCTTCTTCGGTTTTGTTGCATTTAATTGTATAGATATTAGCTTCTGTGTCACACCCCACTCTCAATTATCgttatgttttaactttttgtcTCTTGAAGTTAAATTTTGTTTGGTAGTAGTAAGTAGTAACCAGTGAATAAGTAACTTTGGGGAACGGGTATGCCACAGTAGAAAGACAGAGTTTGCTTGAGTAATACGTCATctctttttattaatatttcttttaCCTCTTCAGGTCGAATTGTGACAAATTTCTCAAACACaccaatttttaataataagttATTTTCTTGCATTTGCCGAAATGAAAATACCACAAAGGCGGAGTcgattttttcattaatttgaaTGAAggagaaatagaaaaaaaaatagagagtgGGATTGATATTAAAGTGCATGAttctttctatattttttttttgaaaactgaaATAGAAAATGCCAAAGAGAGTCAGTTTCAGAAGGTACCATCATAACAAACCCTAATTATAAAATGCCAATTGTACTTTATACAGGCCTCTGTGACATTACATAATAACATGGCCTTACAACTTTTGACATTTAACATTGTTTATTCATTGTTGGCCCTTTTGAGTTTAGCTCGGAACCAGAGGATGCTAAACTCCAAAAGCAGAATCACCAACGGATCTCTGTACAGAATCTTTGGTCCAAATTTTTCCCCACAGTATCAACCAATGCATTTGTAGATACCTAATTGTTTTCTATACGTAcatcattttcatttttgatCTTTGGAATTTACAGTTTTCTGATATTGACAATCAATATGGATATCCTTTAGTCTGTTTACGTTACTTAAAGTATGGATTTACACATTTCAAAGCAACTTAGAAAACGTTTTAAGacaaataaaatagtaaattaaAGGCTTTGGGGGTGTTGGGAGATTCTACTGTTCTGCAAAAGTGACTCTAGTAACTTGGGCCTTATCTACTGTCGTTTTCACTCTGTGTCATCTCCTTTTACATGTCTCACTATTTTCCCCtatttaaaacatttgaaaaacGTCAATACTTTTTTATTCTGTCGGCCAAGCGAAACATCGACTACTTGTTTTTTCCAGTCTTATTATAATACGATTCATAATTGATAATTTgattgaacaattttttttgtttgataatTTTTGATTATGGAGACTAACCAATATGGAATTAAGCTGATCAGCCAGGCTTACATAAGTTTCAAGATATCTAGTCTTACAAATACAAACTGCAAACCCAAGTTCTATCAAGTTACACAagtaaatatttctttaaacTATTTAAGCTTTGATTACACCCGTTAATCTCGGAGTTCAacatatatattgattaaaaatgCTTTTAGCTAATTTGGGATTGTGATGAGGTTTATTATGGTGGAATTAGATGGAGATGTGAAAGAAAGTTGAAAGAGTTTTGAGTATTATGGTGATAGACGTTGATATGCAAATGTAGACAAACAATGATGTCCCACGTAAATTCGAGTGTCCTAAAGAATAAAATCACAAAATCCCAACAAAACAACACAAACCCAACTGTAAGTCACACTCACAAACCCTAAACTAGACCCTCATGTTCCCTAATTTGCTTTTACTAGTTACTTCTCTATTTTCAAAAAGGCAACACTACACTGATCATTATCCTTTTGCATTGCCCTTAAATATGATAATCTCTCTCCTTACCATATTGGTATAGACCTCCAAGTTCTATATATGGTGAAACTGATTCAGTTTAAGAGATACCAACCATCGCACTAGCTACAGATTATGAGTTTCCCTTTTCTATGTTTCTTTTCATGCATTAGTTGAtgctaggggtgggcgttcgggtacccattcgggttcggatcgggtatttcagattttcgggtatttcaatatagaggtctagaacccgttcgggtatttctgtacttcgggtcgggttcgggtatttttagttcggatttggttatttcggatcgggttcggatatttagattttgaaaaaaaatattaaaattttcatttctcaagtttattgtatttaaaaatataacttttagttaactaattttttatttttaatagattgaatggttaatagatttggacataacattttaaaactaaaaaggcactaatttagttattttttttttaattttggatataactttttgttaatttttgaaataaaaaacttgacatgcattttaagtgagtagcaaatcattttttccggaattgtatgtatatcatatgaacttaaattatgtgtagtatcaatataaatattttatataaaatgagagatataaactagaaacataaggttaattatacatatgttcggttattttcggatatccattcgggttcgggtattatccgtttgGGTTCGGGTATCCAGTCTCTctttattcaatacccgttcgggtattttgctacttcggttcggatttcggttcggttttttcggatcgggttcgggtgccacttcggatatcgggtaacgTGCCCACCCCTAGTTGATGCTTCTGAGGTTTGTAATCTGACTTTATATGTAATAAATCTAAGTGTTCTTTATAGTAATCAAATTTTCTGTAGTGACTGGTAATAGTAAGATTGAACCTCCTTTGAACACACTAGAACCAATCAATAAAACAATACTTCTTACTAGATTGAACCAATCCAGCTAAGTTATCAGTTCTTGGCTGTCTCTTAGAAACTCACCCTTTTTCAgcattcaaaatttcaagctgtTTCTTGTCCTTTATGGTGGTGTTTCTCAGTGTACTTGTTTGTCCGATTCATTCAGTGTAAATAGTGAGAAAAAACTTATCTGTTTCTCCAGGACTGTCCTCTATATTCTCTCATTCATCGCCTTTCAAGTTGTTCAACTTTTTTCCTCCAAACTTATTACTTCACTTTTTATTCTTTCTTATCACACCGTGGGACAAAAACACAAAGTGGAATAGTACACGATGTGAAATTTACATGTCACATAACCACTACCTCTTGGATGTAATTGATTTTGAAGTCTAGAAACCATAGACCTATGAAAATAATTGAGAAATAGAGTTTGCTTATATCATTAGCACCACACAACACAACCCAATGGTAGTATGtatatcagtaaaatattaaaatgactCCTCCCATTGTCTATAAATTGAAGCATCTCCTCCTTTCATATTCCAACAAAACCACACcaacgtctctctctctctctcaaaagcTTTCCCTCCCAAATCTCAAGAACTTCAAAAAAAGTCAGTTTCCTCTGTTTCTACAAAACAGAACAAAGAAAGAGATGAAGATGAGTGATTACTGGACGACAATGGCTTCTCTAGTCGGCATGTTAGCCTTCTGCCAAACAATCCTCCAGCTCGTGTTCCCACCCGAGCTCCGTCTCGCCCTCATCCACCTCCTGACACGTATGCGCCACGTGTTCTCCTCCCACACCTACTTCGACATAACGGAGATAGACGGCGTCAACACCAACGAGCTCTACAACGCCGTCAGCCTCTACCTCAGCTCCTCCGTCACCGTCAACGGCGCCGTATCATCCACCAGCAACAACACGCGCCTCAGCCTCACGCGCGTCCCCAACTCGAGCTCCGTCACCTTCGGCCTCTCGAACAACGACAGGATCACCGACGTCTTCAACGGCGTCACGGTCCTCTGGGAGCACGTCGTCGTCCAGCGCCAGGTCCAGAGCTTCTCGTGGCGGCCAATGCCGGAGGAGAAGCGAGGCTTCACGCTGCAGATCAGCAAGAGAGACAAAGCCCTCGTCCTGGACTCTTACCTCGACCACATCGTCGGAAAAGCGGAGGAGATTCGCCGGAGGAACGAGGAGAGGCTCCTCTACACTAACTCGAGAGGCGTCTCGTTGGATTCAAGGACCCACCCGTGGGACTCGGTGAGGTTCAAGCACCCGAGCACGTTCGAGACGCTGGCCATGGACCCGGAGAGGAAGAAACGGATCATGGAGGATCTGAGAGAGTTCGCGAACGGACAAGGGTTTTATCAGAAGACAGGGAGGGCGTGGAAGAGAGGGTACTTGCTGTACGGACCGCCGGGGACAGGGAAGTCAAGTTTGATCGCTGCGATGGCTAACTATCTCGGGTATGATATCTATGATCTTGAGCTCACTGAGGTTCAGAATAACTCGGAGTTGAGGAAGCTGTTGATGAAGACTAGCTCTAAGTCGATAATTGTTATAGAAGATATCGACTGTTCTATTAGTCTGACGAAGAGAGAGAAGGTTAAGAGGAAGAATAATAATAACGGATGTTATGACCCGGATTTGACTAACGGGTCGGGTTTGATGGACGAGCCGGGTAGCTCGGTGACTTTGTCTGGGCTTTTGAATTTTACTGATGGGCTTTGGTCTTGTTGTGGGA comes from the Brassica rapa cultivar Chiifu-401-42 chromosome A01, CAAS_Brap_v3.01, whole genome shotgun sequence genome and includes:
- the LOC103852789 gene encoding xyloglucan endotransglucosylase/hydrolase protein 24, coding for MSPFKIFLFSALLAAAFLASAADFNSDVNVAWGNGRGKILNNGQLLTLTLDKSSGSGFQSKTEYLFGKIDMQIKLVPGNSAGTVTTFYLKSEGSTWDEIDFEFLGNMTGDPYTLHTNVYTQGKGDKEQQFHLWFDPTANFHTYSILWNPQRIILTVDDTPIREFKNSESLGVLFPKSKPMRMYASLWNADDWATRGGLVKTDWSKAPFTASYRNIKIDGCAHSNGRSSCTSTKPTSTWYTQEMDSTSQARLRWVQKNYMIYNYCTDTKRFPQGIPRECATRS
- the LOC103852799 gene encoding protein YIPF6 homolog, whose translation is MSHNDTVPLYQSSQSDIDEIENMMNGGFQSGPGSVLPARPPSPIRPSIPVTSSPFVQSNLPPLAPAQKVTPVPVPPAGSGGSEGGKASGFGSPANTLTEPVWETVKRDVGRIGSNLKLVVFPNPNREDPGKALRDWDLWGPFFFIVFLGLTLSWSASVKKSEVFAVAFALLAAGAVILTLNVLLLGGHIIFFQSLSLLGYCLFPLDVGAVICMLKDNVILKMIVVCVTLAWSSWAAYPFMSAAVNPRRKALALYPVFLMYVSVGFLIIAID
- the LOC103852809 gene encoding AAA-ATPase At4g30250, whose amino-acid sequence is MTPPIVYKLKHLLLSYSNKTTPTSLSLSQKLSLPNLKNFKKSQFPLFLQNRTKKEMKMSDYWTTMASLVGMLAFCQTILQLVFPPELRLALIHLLTRMRHVFSSHTYFDITEIDGVNTNELYNAVSLYLSSSVTVNGAVSSTSNNTRLSLTRVPNSSSVTFGLSNNDRITDVFNGVTVLWEHVVVQRQVQSFSWRPMPEEKRGFTLQISKRDKALVLDSYLDHIVGKAEEIRRRNEERLLYTNSRGVSLDSRTHPWDSVRFKHPSTFETLAMDPERKKRIMEDLREFANGQGFYQKTGRAWKRGYLLYGPPGTGKSSLIAAMANYLGYDIYDLELTEVQNNSELRKLLMKTSSKSIIVIEDIDCSISLTKREKVKRKNNNNGCYDPDLTNGSGLMDEPGSSVTLSGLLNFTDGLWSCCGSERIFVFTTNHIEKLDSALLRSGRMDMHIHMGFCRFQALKILLKNYLRMEEGEVDGVVLKEMEECVEEAEITPADVSEVLIRNRSDAEKAVRELLCVLKERVVRRRKSGGVKKKKEEGEHEDEEAEEEQEKRALDSPNGNREFFGFEDEKDGDEDADK